The DNA region ttatcaaacctagtgttaattatcaattgaaaaatgtgtgatttgttaaaaacaatagacGACGATGAAGAAGTGGAGAATTTTTCGGAAGATTCGGATATTGAAATCGACGTAAGTTTACAATTATTGAAtggttgttaaattaaattaaaattcaataataatctcGAATTTTTTAGcagtaattaataatcgtGTGGTTGTTTGAGCCATGTGCTTTtagatttgtttttttgtGGAACGTTcagttgttcaaaattagatttttattggaaaaatgtgTAACTTTTTTTGATGGTTTAATATCAAGtatcattgttttaaaattattgatgtttaatttttacaacaccagttaaataataaattatacgttTTTTTAGTTCCAACCGAAAACCGTGAAGAAGCAACGGCAAGAAAAACTGCAACGTCAAGAATTCGATacgaatttttcatttgatgTCGCCACCGTTCAAAATTCGGAAAGTCAAAACGATAATTTTTTGTCCAAACTGACAAAACGAAACATAAATCAGAcgaaaattcaaaagaaaattgaCGAATTTTTGCATAACAAAAAGAAGAATAAGATCAATAATAACAATGAAGGGAAAGAAAAGGACGGGAACGATGGAGAGGATGATGAAAACGAGAAGGAGGAGGAGGTGGAGGAGGAAGATGAGGATGATGAAGATTATCTATCAGAAGATGATTATCAGCCTGACAAATTGAAAACTAAAACGAAGAATGTAAAGTCAAAGAAACACGATAACACAACAATCACTCATTTAAAAAAGGAGGAGGACGGTAACGAGGACGAAATTACTAGTTTCAATCAGCTGAATTTATCGCggcctttaataaaaaaattgaccgAAATGAACATAATTCACCCGACACATATCCAACAGTTGACGATTCCAGAAATATTGGCGGGAAACGATGTGATAGCCTCAGCTTCTACCGGAACGGGAAAAACGCTATCGTTTCTGCTTCCGGTTTGCGAACGTCTCTTTTATAAAACGGATGACGGCGCCAAAACGAGAGTCCTAATTCTGGTACCCACCCGTGAGTTGGGCGTGCAAATTTACGAGACCGGAACGAAAATCACCGAGGGACGAATCAGTTTCGGTTTGAGCGTCGGCGGATTGGAGGTGAAGATCCAAGAAAGCGTTCTGAGAAAGAGTCCGGATGTGGTCGTCGCGACGCCTGGAAGATTGATCGATCATTTGCACAACGCACCCAATTTCTCGCTCAAACACGTCGAAATACTGATTTTGGACGAAGCCGATCGGCTGTTGGATCAGAATTTTTCGCAGCAGTTCGACGAGATTCTGCGACATTGCGCGCCAAGTCGGCAAACGCTGCTTTTCACCGCCACCTTGACCGACAACGTGCAGTCGATAGTCGAGAAAATGCGTCGTCCGAAAACGATCGACACCGTTTCGGTGTTGAACAATTTGCGACACGAGTTCGTGCGCATCAGAGACGAGAACGATCGAATGAGTGTTTTGTTTGCGTTGGTTTTGCGAACGTTCACGGAAAAATGTATCGTGTTTACGAACACGAAAAACGAGGCGCACGAACTTTATCTGAGTCTGAAAGTGCTGGGCCTGAAGGTGGGCGAGTTGCACGGAAACATGACGCAGTTGCAGCGTCTGAACTCTTTGCACTCCTTCAAGACTAACGTTTGTAACTTTTTAGTGTGCACCGACGTCGGCAGTCGCGGTTTGGATATCGCCAACGTGCAAACCGTCATCAACCTGACCATGCCCAACAATCTGGAGAGTTACCAGCACAGAGTGGGCAGAACTGCACGTGCCGGAAAATGCGGTGTCGCCGTCAGTCTGGTCGGCGAGAAGGATCGAAATCTGACGAAGAGGATCGTCAAAATCGTGTCGAAAGGTGTGAAATGCAGGAAAATTGTCGATTCGGTCATGGCGAAGATGCGACAGGAAACCGCCAGAGTCGCAGCCGAAGTGAAGATCTTGGTCGAGATGGAGAAGGTCGAGAGGGAGGCGGAGAAACTGTTGAAGAAGCAGCAACAGAACGAGAAGGAAAAGAAGGAGGGGCCGAAGGAGAAGAGGAACTTTATGGCGAAGCCGAACGAAAAGTCGAAAGAGAAGATGAATGTGAAGAAGAAGAAGCGCAAAGAAAAGACGGACGAAGATTCGCGTTTGCAAAGGACGGCGTTTATTCAGTCGAAGATTGCGAAGAGGAAAGGGAAACAAGGGAAAATCCGAACGGTCGAGGAGACGAAATCGCAAACGACGTCGGGGAAAAAGAGAAAGTCGAACTTTGGAGATTTGACGAACGTTTCGCAGAAACAGGTGAAGAAATTAAGGTACGAAGCGGGCAAGAAGAGGATGGAAGGAAAGAGAGGCAAGAAGAGTAAGAAATAGTTTGGGTCGTCGCGATGTCGCGGCCGTGTGATTGCGTTGTTGT from Aethina tumida isolate Nest 87 chromosome 1, icAetTumi1.1, whole genome shotgun sequence includes:
- the LOC109601458 gene encoding probable ATP-dependent RNA helicase DDX27, with protein sequence MCDLLKTIDDDEEVENFSEDSDIEIDFQPKTVKKQRQEKLQRQEFDTNFSFDVATVQNSESQNDNFLSKLTKRNINQTKIQKKIDEFLHNKKKNKINNNNEGKEKDGNDGEDDENEKEEEVEEEDEDDEDYLSEDDYQPDKLKTKTKNVKSKKHDNTTITHLKKEEDGNEDEITSFNQLNLSRPLIKKLTEMNIIHPTHIQQLTIPEILAGNDVIASASTGTGKTLSFLLPVCERLFYKTDDGAKTRVLILVPTRELGVQIYETGTKITEGRISFGLSVGGLEVKIQESVLRKSPDVVVATPGRLIDHLHNAPNFSLKHVEILILDEADRLLDQNFSQQFDEILRHCAPSRQTLLFTATLTDNVQSIVEKMRRPKTIDTVSVLNNLRHEFVRIRDENDRMSVLFALVLRTFTEKCIVFTNTKNEAHELYLSLKVLGLKVGELHGNMTQLQRLNSLHSFKTNVCNFLVCTDVGSRGLDIANVQTVINLTMPNNLESYQHRVGRTARAGKCGVAVSLVGEKDRNLTKRIVKIVSKGVKCRKIVDSVMAKMRQETARVAAEVKILVEMEKVEREAEKLLKKQQQNEKEKKEGPKEKRNFMAKPNEKSKEKMNVKKKKRKEKTDEDSRLQRTAFIQSKIAKRKGKQGKIRTVEETKSQTTSGKKRKSNFGDLTNVSQKQVKKLRYEAGKKRMEGKRGKKSKK